A genomic stretch from Carassius auratus strain Wakin chromosome 37, ASM336829v1, whole genome shotgun sequence includes:
- the cox7a2l gene encoding cytochrome c oxidase subunit 7A2-like, mitochondrial, which yields MYYKFSGFTQRLTGAVSSSAYSPQGLRSNIPSESPTIIFATPTKLVSESSAAVEYMGGNKVPDLQRIFQASDEIPVHLKRGVPDRLLYRTTMALTVGGALYCLVALYIAAQPKNK from the exons atgtattacaaatttAGTGGATTTACACAAAGACTGACTGGAGCCGTGTCATCCTCCGCCTACAGTCCGCAG GGCTTGAGGTCAAATATACCTTCTGAATCTCCTACCATCATCTTTGCCACACCAACCAAACTGGTGTCTGAGTCGAGTGCTGCAGTGGAGTATATGGGAGGCAACAAGGTGCCTGACCTCCAGAGGATATTTCAG GCCTCAGATGAGATTCCTGTTCATCTGAAGCGAGGTGTTCCAGACAGACTCTTGTACAGGACCACCATGGCACTGACAGTCGGGGGAGCTCTCTACTGCCTTGTAGCTCTTTATATAGCAGCACAGCCCAAAAACAAATGA
- the LOC113056137 gene encoding potassium voltage-gated channel subfamily G member 3-like, which produces MKFGKNICILNVGGTKYAFTREVIKDFPLRRVSRLHSCSSEKEVLEVCDDYDRERNEFFFDRHSEAFVFIMLYVRSGKLRFVPQMCELSFYNEMIYWGLESSHLEFCCQRRLEDRMSDTYTYFSEEDIKAEVESRGEEDQVTRFASEGGNARWLERMRRTFEEPASSVAAQILASVSVVFVIMSMVILCASTLPDWDTAKNNTVEEHRIIEAVCIGWFTAECIVRFIVSRDKCEFVCCPLNIIDLLAITPYYVSVAVTALTGENPQLQRAGVTLRVLRMMRIFWLIKLARHFLGLQTLGLTLRRCYREMVMLLVFVFVAMAIFSALAQLLEHGLDLETSNEDYASIPAACWWVIISMTTVGYGDMYPITIPGRVLGGVCVVSGIVLLALPITFIYHSFVQCYHELKFRSARCVRSLSSEFLN; this is translated from the exons ATGAAGTTTGGGAAGAATATATGCATCCTAAACGTTGGTGGCACTAAGTATGCTTTCACCAGAGAAGTTATAAAGGATTTCCCCCTGCGAAGAGTGAGCAGACTCCACAGCTGTTCCTCAGAAAAAGAGGTCTTGGAGGTTTGTGATGATTATGACCGAGAGAGGAACGAGTTTTTCTTCGACAGGCACTCCGAGGCGTTTGTCTTTATTATGCTTTACGTGCGATCTGGAAAGCTTAGGTTCGTCCCGCAGATGTGCGAGCTTTCCTTTTACAACGAGATGATCTACTGGGGCTTGGAGAGCTCGCATTTGGAGTTTTGTTGCCAGCGGCGACTGGAGGATAGGATGTCCGACACTTACACGTACTTTTCGGAGGAGGACATCAAGGCAGAGGTGGAGTCCAGAGGTGAGGAGGATCAGGTCACCCGGTTCGCATCTGAGGGAGGGAACGCGCGGTGGCTGGAGAGGATGCGGAGGACTTTTGAGGAACCAGCTTCCTCTGTCGCTGCGCAGATCCTGGCATCCGTGTCAGTGGTTTTTGTCATTATGTCTATGGTCATCCTTTGCGCGAGCACTCTGCCGGACTGGGATACAGCAAAAAACAACACGGTGGAAGAACACAG GATCATCGAGGCAGTATGCATTGGCTGGTTCACTGCCGAATGCATAGTGCGCTTCATTGTCTCACGGGACAAATGTGAGTTTGTGTGCTGCCCCCTTAACATTATTGACCTCCTGGCGATCACGCCTTACTACGTGTCTGTCGCTGTGACAGCGCTGACAGGAGAAAACCCTCAACTACAGCGAGCAGGAGTCACCCTGCGCGTACTACGAATGATGCGCATCTTTTGGCTTATAAAGCTGGCGCGTCACTTCCTCGGGCTGCAGACGCTCGGGCTTACGCTGCGCAGGTGTTACCGCGAAATGGTCATGCTGCTGGTGTTTGTCTTCGTCGCAATGGCGATATTCAGCGCCCTGGCACAGCTGTTGGAGCACGGCCTTGACCTGGAGACTAGCAATGAGGACTACGCCAGCATTCCGGCAGCCTGCTGGTGGGTTATTATCTCCATGACGACTGTCGGCTATGGAGACATGTACCCCATCACCATTCCTGGACGCGTGCTGGGTGGCGTGTGCGTCGTGAGTGGCATTGTGCTTCTGGCTCTGCCCATTACCTTTATCTACCACAGCTTTGTGCAGTGCTACCACGAACTCAAATTCCGCTCAGCACGGTGCGTGCGAAGTCTCTCTTCTGAGTTTCTCAATTAA